The genome window AGAGCTCCTGGGGCTCTCTCTGGGCTCCTAAAAACACCGAAATGGCCACAGGCTTTGGATCAGCCGCTCAGGGAAACTGGACCAAGCCCTGGGTAAGCTGCGATTCAAACCCTTGCTGAGCTACCTTTTCCCATCTCAGGGACATACAAACTTCCAACTCCTCCAGCAGACAGACCATGTAAGCAACACTAAAAAAAGTCAGACCACACATGTAATAAAACATCCAGAAATGTTTAATGCAAGAAGGCTGGTGTTCAATGGCACTCATAAATAAGAGACTTTGTTCAATACTTTACAGCTAAAGCTTTGTTACACTCCCCAAGCAGGAACTTGTGAggaagaggcagctgcaggggaTAATTTCAGTTGTATCACAACCTGAATTACCACACTGCATCAGAGAGAGTGAAGTGAGAAAAATTCCACACTCAGGCTTCAGGATTGCTCTCAGCACTGGGCTGAGGCAGGGTGCTTTGCTCCCCTTAGTTTTGCTTCTTACTCTGTTGCTAAATTTCTGTAGTGAAagagctgggaggagcagaCCAGGAATGCAGGGACAGTTCACCTGACACAGTTACTGCCCCAGGAAGAGGGGCTCGtccccacccctgcagccctcaCTCCTGAGAGATCTAACTCTGTCCCCAAGTGCTTTGGCTGCCAACAGCTCTGACAGTGGTTCctttgtcacaatggccccagAATCAATGGTGGGTTGTTCCTGAAATACCAGAATTTGCTGAATGCATTCAAAAGAAGCAGGGATAGTCCAAAGTGTTTGAAGAATAGAAGAGCCCCACTGCTGAAAACCTGCATGCTAACCAGTCCTACAACTGGGAGGAGAGTCCAACCTGATTTAGTGGCAGCTCAGTCCCCTGTGCAGTCCCTGAATGGTGTTCTTGAATGAAGAGTGGCTATTTTATAAAGCTCAGTTATATTATCACACTTCTAATACTAAATTAAAACAGCTATGTCTGCTAGAAATGAGGCACTCTAAGTGTCTTAAGACCATATTTCACCTACAGGTGAATTGTGTGTCTGGGTGAAGTAGCAAATGTGACATTTAAAGCAGGTACCAACATTGGAGTGTCACATCTttctctaaaaagaaaaaaaaaaaaaaacctgtgttgGGGAGATTGCAATTTGGAAGAATTCTTGAGGTGGAACATTGCACACATACCCCCCTACCCTCCCACTTCTGGGCAAAGTCAGTATCAAAAGCTGAAATTGCCCACCCAGCCTTAAAATTGTTTCTGAGAGCTCATTTGCAAATATAgcttattattaaaaaaaaaaatatcaggaagaaaaaaaaacaaagttgcAACATTATCAAAGAGACTTCTCTGTTTGCTTTCAAGTTAAACTGGTGAAACTTCATCCAATACCAAAACATGACCCTGAAGCTCCTCGAGGAGGAGCATGGATTTACTCCTACAGATGAGTAAGAATGCTGAAGATGCTCCTTGCATGGAGAAAATTCCATGTTTTGGGGCAGCTGGTATTCCACATGACACTTGGCACACTTAAATGTCCTTATAGTTACTCCATAGTCACTTTTctccataaatatttttttaaaaccaacaCCCAGATATTAAAAGCCTATTATTTCAATACTGGCTGGGGTGAGCAATGGAAATCTTCTAAGTCACTGAGACTTGCTGGCATAAAAATGCCCTTTGAATTAGCTATTAGACTGATTAttgtatttgcattttcattttattcacaGCAAAGGGAAGTTCAGAATACTTTAAAGCTGCTGCAATATCTGAAAGGGCTGTTAAATTATTAGGTAAAGCTGGAAATAAGACAAAACATAGACTGTCAATGACATGACTCGAATATCAAGATAACTTTTGAGAATTCCAATGTGAAGGAAAATTTATCCCTGATTTTGAGCTGAATTGTAGAGCAAGATCTGCTTGCAGGCCACATCCAGGTGTGTGCCAGGCAGAGTAAGCTGGAGTGGAACCAGTGGTATTTATAGCATTGAAAATAGAAAGTGCTTTCCATAAAAACAGACTTGTGTCTCAAAGTGCTTTTAGTTTATCAGTGATAAGAAAAAATTCTCTACAAGTTTTTACAGTTATCTTACAGTGATTTTCAGCAGGTTTACCCAGGAGGCAGAGTCTCTGTTTCTAGTTTCAGGAAGTTGGCTATTCACAACtcaggtcagctgtcctgaGAGCCCACTGCTCGCTCTGGAGGCTGAAACCCTCTTGAAGGCTGCTCTCAGCTCCCACCCCTGCACAGGCTCCAGCGGGAAGCAGGGCCAGGTCTGCACGCGCAGCACCTGGAAAAGCTCTGCGGGAAAGAGCAGGAGCCAGCTCCCTTCGGGGTGTGCCTGCAGACACCCCACACACCACAGGATAAATACAGTCACACTGAAATTGAGCTTCTCGGTCCCCAAATCAGGCACATGGAAGCCAAGTCTCAGTGCAACAGTTAATAAGGACACTTTGGGGGTCACACGGGTGTGAAGTGGCAAGAGAGCCCTCGGGGAGAGCACCTGGGCGAGTCACTGGCACCCAGCAGCCCAAGGAAAAGGATTGCTCCGTGTCCTACATCTCCAAAGTGATTTACAGCCTTCCAGCCAGGCCTCACAGCCTCCTTCCTCGAGGAATAATTACCAACAGAAACATTTACAGCGACAAAAGGCACAGCAAAGCAAGGCCCCTGCTCCCGAAGCTGCTCCTGGAGAAGGCTCAGAGCCCGGCTTGGCAGGACAGGCACTGACTGCTCAGAGCTGGGTTTAAGGCAGAATTGATTTGCTCCAAACTCTTGAAGGACAGAAAGGGTCAGGATTCTAGGCATCCTAAACTCTCCTCCTATCCCACTGGCCTCACATTCTTATTTTAATCCCTGACATTTATCTACACACTGCTTTGCTTCCATTGTGCACATCTCTCACTTGGTTTCTCCCTGCTCCCAAACATGCTGGAGTTAAAccaattaaaaacaaactgaaatcaaTCTTTCCAGAGGTGATGCTCTTTAAGGAGAGTTGAGGATGCTCTTTGGCTTTCCTAGACAGCCTATCAGGCTGCAGTTCTGAAAATAATCcaggagggaaaatgggaaaaatggaaacCACGTTTGCTCACGTAACAAGGCAGCGGCCTGCCCTCCGCAGTAACTACTCTCCATGGCAGTCTTTTGAAAGAAGTCCAGTCTCAGGCTCATTCCCCACCTTCTCCATCAGCAGTTTCGAGCAAGTGCGCTttcaggctgggctgggaccGTCCCTGGTGCCCGTAGAGAAGGAAAGGACCAGGCCAGGCGCCTTCTCGCCCCTTCCCAGCCGGACGCCGGCGGGGCACCGCGAGGCCCGGCCTACCGGTGGCTCTGGTAGGCGTAGGAGATGGGCTGCCGGGCGCCCGGCCTGACCGTGAAGGTGTTGGAGGGTCCCCCGTAGTGCGAGGTGCCGTGGGCAGGCCTGGAGGAAGAACAGAGGGGCAGTCACCCAAAGCCAGCCCAGGCAAACCTTGGCGCTCAGTCAGCACCGCAGGGATGGATTTCATCGCTTCGTGTCTCCCCTCAGGGAGGCGGGGAGGGCAGGGACGTGGGCACCGGGGTCACAGCTGGCACCAGGGAGGAGCCATGAACGGTCACTGCCCTTGAGCAGGAGCCAGGAGCGAGCACGAGCCAAGGGGCAGCGCCTTCCCTGGAAATCCCGGTTCCAAGGGACGCcgagggcagggaggggtgggCTCGGGGGGGCACGTACCTGCTGGCTGTCAGCACGCTGGCGGGCGAGAAGTCCCCGTTGTGCCCCTTGTACTTGGCCTCTGCCCCGGTGCCGCCGTACGCCGTGGGTTTCCCAGCAGCGTCCGTGGACGCCCGCCTGCCCTGGGCGCTCGAGGGGCCGTTCCTGTGGGGAGGGCCCAGGCGGCGAGACCCCTCCCCGGGCGTGGAGCTGAACCCCCCGGGGCCGTAGGAGGAGAGGGTGGAGGACAGCGTGCCCGAGGCCCGGGGGGCTGCGGCCGACCGGGGGTAGGAGCTGTCGGGCTCCGACATGTACAGGCGCTTCTTGATCAGCGGCCGTGGGTTGGGGCCGTGGCTGGGGAAACTCGTGGAGCTGCTGTAACCCGGGTTCTGGGGTGTGAAGTCGCCGTTCCTCCAGCTCTTCTCCgagggagctgctggctcctgGTTGCCCCCGTAGCTGCGGCTGTAGCCAGCCCACCTGAAATAGCGCGGCTCTCCCGAGCCCCGGCTGCTGTCAGGGACGCTGGGGCACTTGCGGTTCTCCTCCCGACTCGGGACGGGACCCTCGTCCACCTCGTTGCTGAATTCGGGGGGTGGGGGGATAATGCCGAAGTCCAGCGCCGTGTCCCCGTTCTCCTCCTCCCTGGTGGCTCCGtggcgggccgggccgggctggctcGGTTGCCCCGAGTCCAGCAGGCCGCGGAGCAGGCTGGAGGCAGCGGCTCGCCGGGGCCCGGGGGGCTGTGCCTCGCCGGCCGCCCGCGCATCCCGGCCCTGCTCcgaggagctggagaaggatgGGGGTTTGCTCCCCGCTGGACTGGCCGCAGACGGCCGAGGAACCACGGTGAAGGAGTAGGGCTTGGACTCGTGGCGGAAGAAGCTGCTGGAGGTGGTGTCCGACGAGGCACTGCTGAGTCTTAGCGGTGGCTTCGCCCTGAGCGCGGCCGCCCCGTCCCCGCCCTGGCGGCCCCGCTGGGCACGCTGCCGGGCcgccagcagcagggccatgGGCGAGCCCCGCTCCACGCGCTCCCCCGTCACCGGGTGGATCAgcacctcctcctgccccgctcccgAGGTGTCCGGAGGGCTCCTGCCCGAGCTCCCGGGGCAGGGGGGCTCAGCTGAGCCCGGGGTACAGGGCGGCTCGGCCGAGCTGGCCCCAGCCTGGTGCACTTTGTACTGGAAGACGGCCgagctgggctgtggtgccGGGCTCTgtgcaggggacacaggggctgaggaggggctgggagctgggggctCCTCTGCCGGTCCCTGGGGTGGGTCTGGGGGACTCACACTGCTGTTGAGGGACCCAGGAACAGGGCTGATGTCCTCTGTGaccttggcagcagcaggagcaggatgctcctcgtgatttgtctcatccttctccaCAGCAGCCgccggggctgggagcaggctggggaCTGGTTTTAGCACCACTGATTCCCTCATGTCAGGAGGGCTCTTCTTCAGATCAGGGGGGCTCTTCCTCACCTGTGGGGTGCTGATGCCATTCTCCACACCCTGCTTCTgactgctgagccctggggcaggTTTCCCCTCTTTCTTCAGGGACAGCACAGCCTCCAGCTCGTTCCTGATCGTCATCACACTGCGGGGCTGTGTGTCAGGGCTGCTCTCCGGGGCGGTgactgcagtgctgggagagcccccactgctgctgggggGGCTGCTGGGCACCTCTTTCTTCTCACTCTCCTCTCCCTTGGATAATCCCGTGTCCTTCCTGGCGAGCTGGGGCTCGCTGAGCCCCGGCTCACGGCTGCCAGCACGGCTGGGACCGCTGTCCATGGGCTGTGGAGCAGCCGGCTTCTCCAGCGGCCTCTCCTCCCGGCGCGGGGAGCGCAGCAGGGCCGAGAGCTCGTCCCGCAGCTTGTTCAGGTTGTTGGCATCCTTCCAGTCATCCTCACAGGTCGGGTAGTCCGGAGGAGGGAGATCCAGGTCGTTGGCAGTGAGAGGTTCAGATTTTGGAGGGGAGTCTCTCCCAGCTGTTTTCAGCTGGGGAATCTTCTCCCCGTCGGAGCCCAGCAGAGGGGACCGGCATCCAGCAGGATTCGCCCCTTGGCTGAGCCCCGGCTTGGGGCTCAGTGGAGGGGGCACAGCCGGCTTCCCAATGCCCTGTCTGAGCCCAGAGCTCCTCTGCTCGGCTTCTCCCAGCCGCGTCTTGCCTGCGGGTCTGATGGTGAAGCAGGGTGGCAGGGCTGGCCGGGCATGAGGCTGCCTGGGGATGGGCTCCCGCTGGCCACGCTGGCCCTCCTGCACTGGGATGGACGAGGAGCGCGCCGGGGCCGGTGGCGGCACCTTGAACGACCTGGGGAAGGTGAGGTGCGGCTCGGGCTTGGGCTGCAGGCTCTCCTTGGGGCTGGGGGCCGTGGGCGCCCCGGCCTCGGCAGGGCAGAGCGGCccctcggcctccgcctgcctcGTGTTCAGCACCGTCTCGGATTTCCACTTGGACAAGCTGGGGCCGAAGGGCGCGGGGTCCCGggcgcccggcggggccggcgggatGAAGTCTGGAGGAGCCGGAGTGCTGGGGGACGACAGGGCAGAGGCGGGAGGCGGTggggctgccatggcaggaggtggtggCACCATCTCGGGTGGCAGtggtggcggcggcggcagcatTTCGGGGGGTGGAGGGACCGGCGAGGCTGGAGCGGGTGACACAGGTGCTGGAGGGGGTGACACGGGCGCTGGAGGGGGTGGTGGGGGTACCGATGGCGGTGGGGGGATGTCTTCATCCAGGTCATCCCCATCGAGGGCCTGCGGGCGCAGGTCCCCCACCGAGCTGTACATCCGATAATTGCCATTGAGCTGGGAGCCAGAGCCTGCAAGAGCAGCgagagcacagccctgtgaGCACCTCTCCATCAGTGctgagccagcctggcctgTGCCGGTGGCCTGCCCAGCGAGCCAGCCCCTTGCCAGGCTTGTCTAAAACTTCCAGACTGTAACAGCCACTCTGCCTCACCCCTtaggaattaattaattttcaatgacttcaaaaaataattaatagcaGACTCTATTTTAGCATGAAAATATATGAGCAGACTGTCTGCTCCAGAGCTGGGTACACACACACTTCCTGCCCCGAGGGCTCGgtgagcactctgtgctggccAGGACTGCACAGAGAACATCCCTTACCAAGAGCTGCCTTTTCCACAAAGTCTTCTGGCACCGACGGCGTTGGCACAGCCACCCCATGGGATTCTTGGGCGTTCTGCAGGAGTTGAGAAAACAGAGCTGTCAGTcttacagccaggatcagagCAAAGGGCTGACAAGCAGCTGGTAATTTGTCCACACAAGCCCTGATGGGATCCAGGGCAGTGTTGGTGATATGGAGGTCCCTGtggaagctgctgctgacaggGTTTGAGGGGATGAGTGAAGTGATCAAGGCTGCACAGGCCATGGACACAATTCCCAGTGGTCAGGCGAGGGCTGGAGAGGAATTGAGCTATTTCACACCCCTCTGGGGCTGGTGAGGAATTCAGGTATTTCACACCCCCCAGCAGCCAGCTCCTCACTGTCGTCGGTGTGCCAGCGTCCCGAGCAGCTCCCCCGGGATCGGTGGCTACTCTGGTGGGTACTTCTCTGCAGCAAGCACTGCCACAGTCACGTACACACAGACAGACCTCCAGCCTTCGGGGAAACTGGCACCAGCATACCTACCTGAGCACTCTGGGGAAAACTGCTCCTTGTGTGGTTTGTGTTTCGCTCGCAATTATTCCCTCCACGTTCATGCTGAGAACTCGGCAGTGCCTTCAGCTGGTACAGGACCAGCAATTTGGCAGCCTACACATCTGGGAGGACGCCCGAAGCGAGGGCACTGCGGGTGATTGCAGCCACCCAGTGAGACATTCGGGCAGGCTGACTCACCTGGAGCGCTGAtggggctctgccagcagcagaagcctCTCCTGTCCCTGAGTCACAGCCCGGGTAGCTCCGAGGGGCTGGGGTGGCTCGGGTCACCCCTGGGCACCGGtgtgcagggcacagctgctgctgagccgGGCACAGCCGGGGTGAGCAGCCCGGCCGGGAGGGTGTCAGAGAGATACAAAGCTCCGAGGGAGCATCCAGCGAGGGACAGGACACCAGTGCTCAGGGACACACTGTGCCATTGCCAGGCTCTACATCCACCCTGCTGCATTCCTACTCACCCCAGGCAGCTGTTTGCGCTGCTAACAGCTCTTGACAAAGGAAATGTTATCCTGCCACCAGCCTGCGCCTCTCCCCAGCCATTTCCTGCACACAAAAGCCTGGATAATGATTGAGCCCCTGCCCTTTGCCTTTCTCTGCCGTTATCACCATTTTTACATCAGATTGCTACGGGATTCCAAAGTCTCCTGGATCAAAGGTCAGTTGGATTTGTCCATCAGCCCCATCCAGGCTCAGACAGCGCAGCAGTTACACTGCCCTGGCTGGGGAGCtcgggagctgctggggcagagctgattcagcagcagcacctgggctCCAGTGGAAGAGCTCTGGAATGCCCCAGCTTTGGCCAAAATAATAGGAAAATGCACATATGTCACTTGCTACGTGCATCACCCTGCAGATGACCAAAGATCCCCTATAACCACAAGGGAATGAGCCAGTTACAGGTGACCCAGGAGTGAGGGAATTCGTATCCCTGGGACTGCACAAAGGAGCAGAAAACTCCGTGCTGATGGAGAAGCCAAGGGCTGTAAAGGCACGAGAGCAGATCCTGAACTTCATCTGAGAGCCAGAGGGAAGACAAAGGCCAAGAGAGGCACTTCAAGAGCTGATAGTTAAATTGTCCAGAGCAATGAGCTACCAAAATCACAAAGAACAAAGCCTGGCAGTTCCCATTTGCCATGGAAATCCATTGCTGCAGGTTTGAGAGCACCCCCAGGGTAGCTGCTCGAGGGTAGCTGCTGGTTTGCAGGGAAACAGAGATGTTTGAGCTCTGCAGCATATGCATCACCTCTTTGGAGGAGTGCAAAGGGACTGGCAGTCAGAAGAGAGCAGTGCAAACCTGGAGGACACAGCCTGCACTTCATAAAGGAGCAGTAATTTTGGACGTGTCATTTGAAACTGGGCAAGCCTGTTCATCACCAAAACCTTCTGTGGCAGTTGCTAATGCTCAGCATCTCTTAAAAACCACCCATCCCTGCGTCATGAGCTGGCTTCTAAAATGGAAAGCATCCCCAGCACGCTGCCAGTCTGCAGAGATGGTTGGGAAGATTGTTCCCGGTGTTTGCTTGGGGTGTGGCCAGCCCAGAAAAGCTCCAGCTGATTCAGGGCAggctctgggtgctgtgccAGGAACCTGCATTTCCAGTTTGTGGTACCTGAATCAGATTTGTGCCTGCTGAGGATCCCGAGGGGGGAAGCTTTCACTGTAACCACCAGGAATCACTTTTCATCCCTGGAACAGAGTCAGACATCCAGGGAAGGAAGCCTGCCTGTCCCCATGGtccccagctccctgggctcTCAGGAGCCCACACATTCAATGACCAAGGTTTGAGGCTGCTCGTTACAAAAGCCACCCCAAAATACAACTGCTGAGCACCCTGGGGTCTCAGAGAGGCCAGGAATGTCTCTGAATATGAAGAGCTGCCCCCAAACCCCTTGTTTTTGAGCTAGGGCAGTGTGGTGGTTTGCTGAAGGAATTCATTCCCCGGGatgcctgcagtgctggggcagccaggtgggcagggggagtggggggaCCCCTGTCCCGCAGTCCCtgtgggacagcccagggctggggggaggaaGCTGCCCCGtgggggaagagctgccagGTGCAGAGGCCCAGGAGCTGCGGGGCAGGGCGTGTGCATCCTCCTGACTCACCGGGAGCTGCTCAGTGGGTGGGGGGAAAGGGTtaaggcaggagctgcagaacagCCCCGTGCAGGTGTGTACCTGGTGCAGGTATGTACGTGGCAGCAGAAGAGTCCGTGCCAGACCAAATCATGATCAAACCTCACCAAAACCCTGCAAACATCCAACACACACTGATCCTTCAAAACGCTGCCTTTTCCTACTAATTCCTTCAGTTAAAGCTGTTACTGTGGAGGAGAAGCCCAGGTTTGTGAGGGACCCTCAGAAGGGAAGAAGAGCCCCAGGGCCAGCTGTGCctctgtgggcagcagcagcaccagggcttGGGTGACAGCCCTGAGGATTTGTCCCGGGGGCATTCCTGCTGTAAACCCCTCTACC of Anomalospiza imberbis isolate Cuckoo-Finch-1a 21T00152 chromosome 26, ASM3175350v1, whole genome shotgun sequence contains these proteins:
- the C26H6orf132 gene encoding uncharacterized protein C6orf132 homolog yields the protein MKKHQPHSVQGTFSRLFGKRHSSPSAASLFATNPPWIFTQEVTSDSAGGTGDVIEVYYGDNRFGTVTDSGTATLKPRPRVRPLLTFLPLNAQESHGVAVPTPSVPEDFVEKAALGSGSQLNGNYRMYSSVGDLRPQALDGDDLDEDIPPPPSVPPPPPPAPVSPPPAPVSPAPASPVPPPPEMLPPPPPLPPEMVPPPPAMAAPPPPASALSSPSTPAPPDFIPPAPPGARDPAPFGPSLSKWKSETVLNTRQAEAEGPLCPAEAGAPTAPSPKESLQPKPEPHLTFPRSFKVPPPAPARSSSIPVQEGQRGQREPIPRQPHARPALPPCFTIRPAGKTRLGEAEQRSSGLRQGIGKPAVPPPLSPKPGLSQGANPAGCRSPLLGSDGEKIPQLKTAGRDSPPKSEPLTANDLDLPPPDYPTCEDDWKDANNLNKLRDELSALLRSPRREERPLEKPAAPQPMDSGPSRAGSREPGLSEPQLARKDTGLSKGEESEKKEVPSSPPSSSGGSPSTAVTAPESSPDTQPRSVMTIRNELEAVLSLKKEGKPAPGLSSQKQGVENGISTPQVRKSPPDLKKSPPDMRESVVLKPVPSLLPAPAAAVEKDETNHEEHPAPAAAKVTEDISPVPGSLNSSVSPPDPPQGPAEEPPAPSPSSAPVSPAQSPAPQPSSAVFQYKVHQAGASSAEPPCTPGSAEPPCPGSSGRSPPDTSGAGQEEVLIHPVTGERVERGSPMALLLAARQRAQRGRQGGDGAAALRAKPPLRLSSASSDTTSSSFFRHESKPYSFTVVPRPSAASPAGSKPPSFSSSSEQGRDARAAGEAQPPGPRRAAASSLLRGLLDSGQPSQPGPARHGATREEENGDTALDFGIIPPPPEFSNEVDEGPVPSREENRKCPSVPDSSRGSGEPRYFRWAGYSRSYGGNQEPAAPSEKSWRNGDFTPQNPGYSSSTSFPSHGPNPRPLIKKRLYMSEPDSSYPRSAAAPRASGTLSSTLSSYGPGGFSSTPGEGSRRLGPPHRNGPSSAQGRRASTDAAGKPTAYGGTGAEAKYKGHNGDFSPASVLTASRPAHGTSHYGGPSNTFTVRPGARQPISYAYQSHR